TTCACCTATGTAGTCTTTTAAAAGCCCTTCTATGACTTTTAAACTCTTTCTTGGGATTAAAAGCTCAAGGGAAAAAGGCGATGGTGTAAAGTATAGAGCAAGCCTGTGCCCGTCCGAGCCTACAAAGTGGGTTTTTCCTTTGTGTTCATGAATATACATACCCTGAAGAGCATATCTGGTATCTTCCTTAGATATGGCATACTCAGTTTTATCTATGGCTTTGAGAAAATCCACAGCAGGTATTTGAGAAGATACCTTCACCTCGGGGAATTCTGGAAAGTCTTCCGCTTCAAGAGCTGTAAGATTAAACTTACTTCTACCGCCAGTTATGGAAAGTTTATCCTCCAGAAGTTGCGCTTGCAAAGTGGCTGATGGGATGGCTTTTATAACACTTGTGAGCTTGTCTGCGTTTACCGCCACCACTCCTTCTTCATAAACCTCCGCCCTCACGCTAAAAGTCAGGAAGTTTTCAAGGTCCGTAGCCTTTACTATAAGCCTGTCTTTCTGAGCCTGCAGTAAAAAGTTGTTAAGCACAGGGAGAGCTGACTTTTTCTCTGTGGCAGACTTGGCTTTGGTGAGGGCATCAAGAAACTCCTCCCTATCTACAGAAAACCTCATAACTTATGATTATAACATGGAAAAGGTAATATTCTTAGAAGAAGGAGCTGACTTGGATGCTCTGTCTTCCGCCTACGGACTGCTCCTAATTTACCCTGAGAGTAGCATCTTTAAACCCAAACATCTATCAAGAAGAGCCAGTGAGGTTTTCAGGGACTTTAGACATCTTTTTAGGATCAGGGAGGACCTTCCTCAAGAGTTTGACCTTATTCTTGCGGATACACACCACTACGAGGTTTACTTGGAGGAGTTCAAAGGCAAGGTAAAAGATATCATCATCTACGACCATCACCCTGCACATATGGCGGGTGTGAAGGGAAAAGTGCAGCAGGTGGGTAGTACAACTACCTTGGTAGTAGAAGAGCTGATGGAAAGAAATATGGACATATCACCAGTATCTGCAACCCTTTTGAGTTTTGGAATATACGAAGATACAGGTTTTCTTAGTTATGAGGGGACAACATCAAGGGATGCCAGAGCTTTAGCCTGGCTACTTGAGAAGGGAGCTGACCTTAGGATTGTTCGCAAGTATCTTTCGGACACGCTCAGCAAAGAGCAGATAGACATGCTTTCCAAACATTTACAATCCATAGAATCTCTGTTCTTCAACGGAAAGAAAATTGTCATAGCTACTCTAAAGGCAGAAGAGTATGAGCCAGACCTTCTGCGCATAATCTACGACCTTAGAGAGGTGAGAGATTCTTCCGCTCTGTTTGTTATAGTGTCAGCAGGTTATAAGACTTACGTTTTTGGAAGGAGCCTAAGGGGAGAGTTGGATGTGAATAAAATACTTGAACATTTTGGAGGTGGTGGACACACCTTTGCCAGCGCCACCAAGTTAGAAGGTGCTCATGCGGAAAGAGTAAAGTCTGTGCTTACATCCCTGCTGGAGGGTAAAAGGGTAGCCTTGAAAGTAAAAGAAGTTATGACTTCCCCTCCCTTTGTACTGCACCAAGATACAGGCATTTCAGATGCCATCCTTGAACTTTCTCAAAGGAACTTTGCAGGGGCACCTGTTGTGGATGATGCTGGGAAGCTGGTAGGTGTGATCTACAAGAAGAGCCTTGTAAGAGCTTTAAAGCACTATCCAGAAGGGCGTGTCAGAGACTTTATGTTGGAGGAGTTTCACACGCTCACACCAGAAGACTTTATCTGGAAGGCTGAAGAGATACTTTCCCGCTATGGAGAAAAACTCATACCTGTTGTGGAAGGCGATAGGCTTGTGGGTGTAATAACAAGGCTTGACCTCCTTTACAGCATGAGACAGCAAACCGCGTACCTGAAAGCGTACGAGAGGAAGATAAAGCTTCCACCTCATATAGAAGAGGTAGGCAGAGAGATAGGCATTATAGCTGAAGGTTTAGGATTTAAGGCGTATTTGGTGGGTGGTGTGGTAAGGGACATACTTTTGGGCAAGGAAGTGTGGGATGTTGACTTTGTTGTAGAAGGCGATGCCATTAAAGTGGCAGAGCTTCTGGCGCAAAAGCATAAAGTTGAGTTTCACCCCTTTCCCGAGTTTGGTACAGCTCATGTAAAGGTAAAGGGCTTAAAGTTAGAGCTTGCTACCACAAGAAGGGAAACTTATCCCCATCCCGGTGCATATCCCTTGGTAGAGTATGCATCCCTCAGAGAGGATCTCTTGCGCAGAGACTTTACCATAAATGCCATGGCAGTTTCTGTAAATTCACAAGACTTTGGTACGCTCATAGACTACTTTGGAGGACTCAGGGACCTTAAAGACAGGCTCATAAGGGTGCTTCATCCACTGAGTTTTGTAGAAGACCCTGTGAGAATCCTTAGAGCTTTGCGGTTTGCTGGTAGACTTGGATTTAAGCTGTCAAAAAGCACAGAAAGGCTCCTCAGAAGCGCAGTATCCTTAGGAGCAATATCTTCAGCACCAAAAGGTAGGATCATGAACGAGGTAAGGCTCGCTTTAAGAGAGGAAAGATTTCTTGAGATACTTGAACTTTACAGAAAGTACCAAATCTTGGCAGAGATATTTAAAGGGATAACTTGGTCTCCTAAGCTGGAGAAGAAGTTGCTACGCCTACGAGACATAATAACCTGGCACAAAATAGAGTTTCCCAAGGAAGTTATGGACTATGGATGGGTGTATCTTCTTGTCCTGCTTGAAGAGATGAAAGAAGAAGAGGGCATGGCTTTCCTGAGAGACATAAGCGCACCAAGCTGGGTGAGGGAAACCTACAAAATTATGAAGAGGGGGTCAAAAAGCACAGAAAAAAGCCTTCTGGAAGCTAAGAGAAATTCAGAGGTCTATTTATCGCTAAAAAACAAACCACTGTACTTCCTGCTGATGCTTATGACTAAAGAAAACCTAAAGGAGAAGGTAAAGCTATACCTTGAAAAGTTGAGATTTGTAAAGGTAAATGTGGAGAAGTTCAGGGGGCTAAGCGGAAGGGAGCTTGGAGAGGCTATAGAGAAAGAGAAGATGAAGATAATGGATGAAGCTTTGGAGTAAAGTTATATTATATGTCCATGGTATCTCTCTTATTAAGTAGCTTTTACCAATACTGCATTGAGATACTGCCCTACTTTCTCTTTGCAGCTCTTATAACTTCTTTAATCCAAGCTTATGTGAACCTAAACCTTCTAAGAAGGTTTCTAACGGGGAGCAAATTAGCTCCCGTCTTTACCGCATCTTTCGGAGGACTTTTACCTTTATGTTCCTGTTCTATGGTGCCGGTTGCACAGCTTATAAACCATCTATCCAAGAACTATTCCTCCGTGGTAGCCTTTTTGATGGTTGCTCCAGTGGTTTCACCTATTACCGTTGCCCT
The DNA window shown above is from Hydrogenobacter thermophilus TK-6 and carries:
- a CDS encoding CBS domain-containing protein yields the protein MADLALVRASRNSSLSTENLITYDYNMEKVIFLEEGADLDALSSAYGLLLIYPESSIFKPKHLSRRASEVFRDFRHLFRIREDLPQEFDLILADTHHYEVYLEEFKGKVKDIIIYDHHPAHMAGVKGKVQQVGSTTTLVVEELMERNMDISPVSATLLSFGIYEDTGFLSYEGTTSRDARALAWLLEKGADLRIVRKYLSDTLSKEQIDMLSKHLQSIESLFFNGKKIVIATLKAEEYEPDLLRIIYDLREVRDSSALFVIVSAGYKTYVFGRSLRGELDVNKILEHFGGGGHTFASATKLEGAHAERVKSVLTSLLEGKRVALKVKEVMTSPPFVLHQDTGISDAILELSQRNFAGAPVVDDAGKLVGVIYKKSLVRALKHYPEGRVRDFMLEEFHTLTPEDFIWKAEEILSRYGEKLIPVVEGDRLVGVITRLDLLYSMRQQTAYLKAYERKIKLPPHIEEVGREIGIIAEGLGFKAYLVGGVVRDILLGKEVWDVDFVVEGDAIKVAELLAQKHKVEFHPFPEFGTAHVKVKGLKLELATTRRETYPHPGAYPLVEYASLREDLLRRDFTINAMAVSVNSQDFGTLIDYFGGLRDLKDRLIRVLHPLSFVEDPVRILRALRFAGRLGFKLSKSTERLLRSAVSLGAISSAPKGRIMNEVRLALREERFLEILELYRKYQILAEIFKGITWSPKLEKKLLRLRDIITWHKIEFPKEVMDYGWVYLLVLLEEMKEEEGMAFLRDISAPSWVRETYKIMKRGSKSTEKSLLEAKRNSEVYLSLKNKPLYFLLMLMTKENLKEKVKLYLEKLRFVKVNVEKFRGLSGRELGEAIEKEKMKIMDEALE
- the dnaN gene encoding DNA polymerase III subunit beta, which produces MRFSVDREEFLDALTKAKSATEKKSALPVLNNFLLQAQKDRLIVKATDLENFLTFSVRAEVYEEGVVAVNADKLTSVIKAIPSATLQAQLLEDKLSITGGRSKFNLTALEAEDFPEFPEVKVSSQIPAVDFLKAIDKTEYAISKEDTRYALQGMYIHEHKGKTHFVGSDGHRLALYFTPSPFSLELLIPRKSLKVIEGLLKDYIGEISIGKDGSFAHLQGEDFQLSIRLLEGEYPDYLSVIPESFNIEVLINKSEFLSALKRLSAIAESSAFPVKISLQDNLAVFEITEPEYGEGRDEVDIEYSQEPMELGFNGKYLIEALESFDTEKVWLKIVDPDSAIVLDSEDKESDPYMCLVMPMRI